The Archocentrus centrarchus isolate MPI-CPG fArcCen1 chromosome 7, fArcCen1, whole genome shotgun sequence genome window below encodes:
- the spsb1 gene encoding SPRY domain-containing SOCS box protein 1 gives MGQKVPGGIKTIDMRDPAFSPLKLELQALNHTKPSRLDLLLDMPPAGQDVQVQHSWNNDDRSLNVFVKDDNKLVFHRHPVAQSTDAIRGRVGYTRGLHVWEINWAMRQRGTHAVVGVATSDAPLHSVGYTALVGSNAESWGWDLCRSKLYHDGKNHPGKSYPAFLEPDDTFIIPDSLLVVLDMDEGTLGYIVDGHYLGVAFRGLKGRKLYPVVSAVWGHCEIRIRYINGLDPEPLSLMDLCRRSVRVALGRERLSEIHRLPLPASLKNYLLYQ, from the exons ATGGGGCAGAAAGTCCCAGGTGGCATTAAAACCATCGATATGCGGGATCCAGCGTTCAGCCCCCTGAAGTTGGAGCTACAAGCCCTGAATCACACTAAGCCATCTCGACTGGATCTGCTACTGGACATGCCACCTGCGGGCCAGGATGTCCAGGTCCAACACTCGTGGAACAACGATGACCGCTCCCTCAATGTCTTTGTCAAGGATGACAACAAGCTGGTGTTTCACAGGCACCCTGTGGCGCAGAGCACGGACGCCATCCGGGGACGTGTTGGCTACACAAGGGGACTGCATGTGTGGGAGATAAACTGGGCGATGCGACAGAGAGGTACGCACGCTGTGGTCGGAGTGGCTACAAGTGACGCGCCGCTACACTCAGTGGGCTACACAGCTTTGGTAGGAAGCAATGCCGAATCCTGGGGCTGGGACCTGTGCAGGAGTAAACTCTACCACGACGGCAAGAATCACCCAGGAAAATCCTACCCGGCCTTCCTCGAACCAGATGACACCTTCATAATACCGGACTCTCTCTTAGTTGTCTTGGACATGGATGAGGGGACTCTGGGTTATATAGTAGATGGACATTATCTAGGGGTGGCTTTCAGAGGACTTAAGGGCAGGAAGCTGTACCCTGTGGTGAGCGCCGTGTGGGGACACTGTGAAATACGAATCCGATACATAAATGGACTTGATC CTGAACCGCTCTCTCTGATGGACCTGTGTAGGCGTTCGGTGAGGGTGGCATTAGGAAGAGAGCGTCTCAGTGAAATCCATAGACTGCCCCTGCCGGCCTCTCTCAAGAACTACCTGCTCTACCAATGA